CGACGGGCGCGGACCCGACGGCGCCGAACCGCCCAACAACTGGCACGCCATGTTCGGCGGCCCCGCTTGGACCCGGGTCGGTGACGGCCAGTGGTACCTGCACATGTTCACGCCCGAGCAGCCCGACTGGAACTGGCGCAACCCCGAGGTCGCCGACGAGTTCGACCGCGTCCTGCGGTTCTGGCTCGACCGGGGCGTGGACGGCTTCCGCATCGATGTGGCCGCCGGACTGTTCAAGCACCCCGAACTGCCCGACTCCGACGACCCGGAGGCCGACGCCCGCACCCGTGACTCGGTCAACCCGCTCGCCTGGAACCAGCCCGAGGTGCACGGCGTGTGGCGCCGCTGGCGCGCCCTGTGCGAGGAGTACACCGCACGCGACGGCCGCGAACGCCTCCTCGTCGGCGAGGTCTCCGTCCCCACCGCCCGCGAACACGCGCTGTACGTCCGCCCGGACGAACTCCACCAGGCCTTCTTCTTCGACCTGCTCGGCGCCCCCTGGGACGCCGACGCCTTCCGCAAGGTCATCTCCGAGGCCATGCAGGACATCGCCGGCACCGGCTCGACGGTCACCTGGGTCCTCAACAACCACGACCAGGTCCGCACCGTCACCCGCTACGGCGAACCCGCCCCCGAGGGCAGCGGCCTCGGCGCCGCCCGCGCCCGCGCCGCCGCACTGCTGATGCTGGCGCTGCCCGGCGCCGCGTACATCTACCAGGGCGAGGAACTGGGCCTGCCCGAGGTCGTCGACCTGCCCGACGACGTCCTCACCGACCCGATCTTCCGCCGCACCGGCAGCCGCGCCCGGATCCGCGACGGCTGCCGGGTGCCGCTGCCCTGGTCCGGCCAGGCCTCCCCGTTCGGCTTCACCTCCGGAGTCGAGGGGGTCAAGCCCTGGCTGCCGCAGCCGGACTACTTCGCCGAGTACGCCACCGACCGCGCCCTCGCCGACACCCGCTCCTTCTGGCACCTGTACCGCGACGGCCTGCAGCTCAGGCGCTCCCTGCCGCAGTTGGGCGAGGGCACGCTGACCTGGCTCGACTCCCAGCCCGGCGTTCTCGCCTTCACCCGCGGCGACGGCCTGGTCTGCGCCGTCAACTTCGGCACGGCCCCCGTGCCCGCCCCCGTCTCCGGCGCTCCCCTGCTCTCCAGCGGCTCCTGCCCGGCCGGCGTCCTGCCGGGCGCCACGGCCGCCTGGTGGCTCAGCGACCTGTGATCAACCACCTCTCGAAAAGGACATCGACGATGATGCGACGCCGTACCACCCTGCTCACCGGCTGCACAGCCCTCGCCCTCGCCCTCGGCGCCACCGCCTGCGGCGGCGGGCCGGTCTCCGCCGGCGGCGGCGACAAGGCGCTCAGCGGCCAGACCGTCACCGTGGCCGGCGTCTGGACCGGCAGCGAGCAGAAGAACTTCCAGAAGGTGCTGGACGCGTTCACCGCGAAGACCGGCGCCAAGACCCAGTTCATCTCCACCGGCGACAACGTCTCCACGGTCGTCGGCAGCAAGATCGAGGGCGGCAACGCACCCGACGTCGTGATGGTCCCGCAGGTCGGCGTCCTGCAGCAGTTCGCGAAGAAGGGCTGGCTCAAGCCCCTGTCCGCCACCGCCCAGCAGACGATCACCGCCGACTACGCGCCGGTGTGGAAGAAGTACGGCAGCGTCGACGGCACCGTCTACGGCCTGTACTTCAAGGCCGCCCACAAGTCCACCGTCTGGTACAGCCCCGACGCGCTCGCCCAGGCCGGGGTCAAGCCGCCGAAGACGTACGACGAGATGCTCAAGGACGGGCACACCGTCTCCGACTCCGGGCTCGCCGCCTTCGCCATCGGCGGCGAGGACGGCTGGACCCTCACCGACTGGTTCGAGAACATCTACCTCTCCCAGGCCGGACCCGAGAAGTACGACGCGCTCGCCGCGCACAAGCTCAAGTGGACGGACGCGTCGGTCGTCAAGGCGCTCACCACGCTCGGCAAGCTGTTCAAGGACAAGCAGCTGATCGCGGGCGGCCAGAAGGAGGCGCTGAACACCGACTTCCCCGGCTCGGTGGAGAAGGTGTTCGGTCCCAAGCCCGAGGCCGGCATGGTCTACGAGGGCGACTTCGTGGGCGGAGTCGCGCACGACCAGTTCGGCAAGACCATCGGCAAGGACGCGAACTTCTTCCCG
This genomic interval from Streptomyces sp. NBC_00557 contains the following:
- a CDS encoding glycoside hydrolase family 13 protein, whose product is MNRHHWWRDAVIYQVYVRSFLDSTGDGVGDLAGVRAGLPYLKKLGVDGIWLSPFYPSPQHDHGYDVADYCDVDPLFGDLAEFDLLMAAARRLGIKVLLDIVPNHCSSEHPWFREALQSAPGSPARARFHFADGRGPDGAEPPNNWHAMFGGPAWTRVGDGQWYLHMFTPEQPDWNWRNPEVADEFDRVLRFWLDRGVDGFRIDVAAGLFKHPELPDSDDPEADARTRDSVNPLAWNQPEVHGVWRRWRALCEEYTARDGRERLLVGEVSVPTAREHALYVRPDELHQAFFFDLLGAPWDADAFRKVISEAMQDIAGTGSTVTWVLNNHDQVRTVTRYGEPAPEGSGLGAARARAAALLMLALPGAAYIYQGEELGLPEVVDLPDDVLTDPIFRRTGSRARIRDGCRVPLPWSGQASPFGFTSGVEGVKPWLPQPDYFAEYATDRALADTRSFWHLYRDGLQLRRSLPQLGEGTLTWLDSQPGVLAFTRGDGLVCAVNFGTAPVPAPVSGAPLLSSGSCPAGVLPGATAAWWLSDL
- a CDS encoding ABC transporter substrate-binding protein produces the protein MMRRRTTLLTGCTALALALGATACGGGPVSAGGGDKALSGQTVTVAGVWTGSEQKNFQKVLDAFTAKTGAKTQFISTGDNVSTVVGSKIEGGNAPDVVMVPQVGVLQQFAKKGWLKPLSATAQQTITADYAPVWKKYGSVDGTVYGLYFKAAHKSTVWYSPDALAQAGVKPPKTYDEMLKDGHTVSDSGLAAFAIGGEDGWTLTDWFENIYLSQAGPEKYDALAAHKLKWTDASVVKALTTLGKLFKDKQLIAGGQKEALNTDFPGSVEKVFGPKPEAGMVYEGDFVGGVAHDQFGKTIGKDANFFPFPAVDGGTAPVVSGGDAAVVLKDGKNSKAGMKLLEYLATPEAAAVWAKAGGFLSPNKKLDPASYGDDVTRATAKSLIDAGDSVRFDMSDQAPAAFGGTKGAGEWKLLQDFLRDPSDPKGTAAKLESAAAKAYQD